In a single window of the Pseudomonadota bacterium genome:
- a CDS encoding SCO family protein — MIRATQRWPLIAALIGALVLAGIALVVVDRVIGGSTAVATIGGPFQLTDQDGRPVSEASYRGKWLLIYFGYTHCPDACPTALNDMAEAIDRLGGKRPKVQALFVTVDPERDTPAVLKDYVAAFGDAVVGLTGTPDQIQRAARAYRVYYAKHAGASPGEYDMDHSSVIYVMDPQGRFVTNFTHESPPELIAQRLNALIS; from the coding sequence ATGATACGAGCAACGCAGCGATGGCCCTTGATTGCCGCCCTCATCGGCGCGCTCGTGCTTGCCGGCATCGCTCTCGTCGTCGTCGATCGGGTGATCGGCGGCTCGACTGCCGTTGCCACCATCGGCGGACCCTTTCAGCTCACCGACCAGGACGGACGCCCGGTCAGCGAGGCGAGCTACCGCGGCAAGTGGCTCCTCATCTATTTCGGCTACACCCACTGTCCCGATGCCTGTCCGACGGCGCTCAACGACATGGCGGAAGCCATCGACCGCCTCGGGGGCAAGCGCCCGAAGGTGCAGGCGCTGTTCGTCACCGTCGATCCCGAGCGAGACACGCCGGCGGTGCTCAAGGACTATGTGGCGGCGTTCGGCGATGCGGTCGTGGGGCTGACCGGCACGCCGGACCAGATCCAGCGCGCCGCCCGCGCCTATCGCGTCTACTACGCCAAGCACGCCGGCGCCTCACCCGGCGAGTACGACATGGACCACAGCTCGGTCATCTACGTCATGGATCCCCAGGGGCGCTTCGTCACGAATTTCACCCATGAAAGCCCGCCGGAGCTCATCGCCCAGCGCTTGAATGCGCTGATCTCATGA
- a CDS encoding FAD-binding oxidoreductase, with product MSTAGTVHDFDVVIIGGGLHGCSAAYHLAQAKLKPVVLEKHVVARHASSASAGGVRRLGRDPAEIPLAVASIEMWHSMRDMLGDDGEFRATGQVRVAENAAELQKCEERAARVRALGYDHEVVIDRKELRRLVPQVAEHCVGGLHTARDGYAFPFKATTAFRLKAEELGAVVKEGTKVEAIERSGERWVVRTNHGQFRAPVLVNAAGAWGAEIARMVGDDPVEEPVALMMMVSGRMPHFLDPTVGCMGRKLSFKQMRAGTVVIGGGHVGTVDRETELTELDFRKLALSARTVSAVFPIMKDATLVRCWAGVEGFTPDDIPYIGPSKAAPNVFHSFGFCGHGFQLGPVVGSITAQLVTQGKTNLPIEPFRIDRFAGKDARVPAH from the coding sequence ATGAGCACGGCTGGTACGGTTCACGACTTCGACGTCGTCATCATCGGCGGGGGCTTGCACGGCTGTTCCGCCGCCTACCACCTCGCGCAAGCCAAGCTGAAGCCGGTCGTGCTTGAAAAGCACGTGGTCGCGCGCCATGCGTCGAGCGCCAGCGCCGGCGGTGTCCGGCGGCTGGGGCGCGACCCGGCGGAGATCCCGCTCGCCGTGGCCTCGATCGAGATGTGGCATTCTATGCGCGACATGCTGGGCGACGACGGCGAATTCCGTGCGACCGGCCAGGTGCGCGTGGCGGAGAACGCGGCCGAGCTCCAGAAATGCGAGGAGCGCGCCGCCAGGGTCCGGGCGCTTGGCTACGACCACGAGGTGGTAATCGACCGCAAGGAGCTGCGCCGCCTGGTGCCGCAGGTGGCCGAGCACTGCGTCGGTGGCCTGCATACCGCACGCGACGGTTACGCGTTCCCGTTCAAGGCGACGACGGCGTTCCGCCTCAAGGCCGAGGAGCTGGGCGCCGTGGTCAAGGAGGGGACCAAGGTCGAGGCGATCGAGCGTTCAGGGGAGCGTTGGGTGGTCAGGACCAACCACGGGCAGTTTCGCGCGCCGGTGCTGGTCAACGCCGCCGGGGCCTGGGGCGCCGAGATTGCGCGGATGGTCGGCGACGATCCAGTCGAAGAGCCGGTGGCGCTGATGATGATGGTCTCGGGCCGCATGCCGCATTTCCTCGACCCCACGGTGGGCTGCATGGGCCGCAAGCTGTCGTTCAAGCAGATGCGCGCCGGCACGGTGGTGATCGGCGGCGGGCATGTCGGCACGGTCGACCGCGAGACCGAGCTGACCGAGCTCGATTTCCGCAAGCTGGCGCTGAGCGCGCGGACCGTTTCAGCCGTGTTCCCGATCATGAAGGACGCGACCCTGGTACGCTGCTGGGCGGGGGTCGAGGGCTTCACGCCCGACGACATACCCTATATTGGTCCGTCCAAGGCGGCGCCGAACGTGTTCCATTCCTTCGGCTTCTGCGGCCACGGCTTCCAGCTCGGCCCCGTGGTCGGCAGCATTACCGCCCAGCTCGTGACGCAGGGCAAGACCAACCTGCCGATCGAGCCCTTCCGCATCGACCGCTTCGCCGGCAAGGACGCCCGCGTTCCCGCGCACTGA
- a CDS encoding FAD-dependent oxidoreductase: MSGEIIDLAVIGAGPAGMAAATVAADLGLDVTVFDENPAPGGQIYRGIEAVATKRASDLAMLGPAYEAGKTIVSAFRASKAKHQPNTSVWLVQKDRQLGIASGGRASMVQARRILIASGAQERPVPIPGWTLPGVMLAGATQGLLKSAGMVPSGPVVLAGNGPLLYQLGAQLAAAGAKVTALLETEARYGAALQHLPGAIASGGYLAKGLGLISAIRKAGVPIRRNVTGLKAIGKDHVEAVEFAANGRAWRLDCEVLCLHQGVVSNAQLTLAIPAKHEWNEAQRCWRPVTDAWGNTDLEGIAVAGDCGGIGGAEAAAHAGRIAACEAARALGKIDAPQRDTRASGDRSAWERHLRIRPFLDALYPPSRAIAVPADDVTLCRCEEVTAGEVRAAVRQGGTGPNQVKSFTRTGMGPCQGRMCALTVSEVIADQLGKSMAEVGTYRVRFPIKPLTVGELASLE, translated from the coding sequence ATGAGCGGCGAGATCATCGACCTCGCGGTCATCGGCGCCGGTCCGGCCGGCATGGCGGCGGCGACTGTCGCGGCCGACCTCGGCCTCGACGTCACCGTGTTCGACGAGAACCCGGCGCCCGGCGGGCAGATCTATCGCGGGATCGAGGCGGTGGCGACCAAGCGCGCGTCCGACCTGGCGATGCTCGGGCCGGCCTACGAGGCGGGCAAGACGATCGTCAGCGCGTTTCGCGCCAGCAAGGCGAAACACCAGCCCAACACCAGCGTGTGGCTGGTGCAGAAGGATCGCCAACTGGGCATTGCATCGGGCGGGCGCGCCAGCATGGTCCAGGCGCGGCGCATCTTGATTGCGAGCGGCGCGCAGGAGCGCCCGGTGCCGATCCCCGGCTGGACTCTGCCGGGCGTGATGCTTGCCGGCGCGACGCAAGGCCTGCTCAAGTCGGCCGGGATGGTGCCGTCGGGCCCGGTCGTGCTGGCGGGGAACGGGCCGCTGCTCTACCAGCTCGGCGCCCAGCTCGCGGCGGCCGGCGCCAAGGTGACGGCGCTGCTGGAGACCGAGGCGCGCTATGGCGCAGCACTGCAGCATCTGCCGGGCGCCATCGCGTCGGGCGGCTATCTCGCCAAGGGTCTGGGGCTCATCTCCGCGATCAGGAAAGCCGGCGTGCCGATCCGGCGCAACGTCACCGGGCTAAAGGCGATCGGCAAGGATCACGTGGAAGCGGTTGAGTTCGCGGCGAACGGCCGTGCGTGGCGCCTGGACTGCGAGGTGCTGTGCCTGCACCAGGGCGTCGTGTCGAACGCACAGCTCACCCTGGCCATCCCGGCCAAGCACGAATGGAACGAGGCGCAGCGCTGCTGGCGTCCGGTCACCGACGCCTGGGGCAATACCGACCTCGAGGGCATCGCCGTCGCCGGGGATTGCGGTGGGATTGGCGGCGCGGAGGCCGCCGCTCATGCCGGCAGGATCGCCGCCTGCGAGGCCGCACGCGCCCTGGGCAAGATCGACGCCCCGCAGCGCGATACACGCGCCAGCGGCGATCGCAGCGCCTGGGAGCGGCATCTGCGCATCCGTCCCTTCCTCGACGCGCTCTATCCGCCCTCGCGCGCGATCGCCGTGCCGGCGGACGACGTTACGTTATGTCGTTGCGAGGAGGTAACCGCCGGCGAAGTGCGCGCGGCGGTGCGCCAGGGTGGCACCGGGCCGAACCAGGTGAAGTCCTTCACGCGCACCGGCATGGGTCCGTGTCAGGGCAGGATGTGCGCGCTGACCGTGTCCGAGGTGATCGCCGACCAGCTCGGCAAGTCGATGGCCGAGGTCGGCACCTATCGCGTGCGCTTCCCGATCAAGCCGCTGACGGTCGGCGAACTGGCGAGTCTGGAATGA
- a CDS encoding CopD family protein, whose product MDAMLGILRAAHLSAALSLFGVLLFRASIAPPVFAASGAAAAPVDARLHRLAVMSALVALATACLWLPLQTRAMAGADDFARSLVQVLSVSRFGTVLLLRAGLIVAILLALGSIRRRPAPWHAAAAALAGLGLALHAAIGHGAAIGAGTGWLAGLANGLHLLAAGAWLGGLVPLLWSLALPLPAAAEAARRFSPVGIASVATIAVTALVQSWFLVGSIPALVGTLYGALCLVKLLLFAFMLALAALNRWRLAPAVSGDQASPAARSRLRLSIGAEIGVGLSILGAAGLLATSAPGAHQQPWWPFPLQPSRAALQIPELYLEAFVACYGIAVGLIVMLLAGPYRRLRWVAMPLGAAFVLFFSPGLRLFAVEALPTTFWTSPTGFTASSVMRGRALFAEHCVICHGHLGRGNGPAAAGLRARPADLTAEHFFDHADGDLYWWISNGMNEAMPAFEGVIEVADRWQLIDFLHANAASTRLWDATFLRPVPAPDIPVSCPGGGPAMLSDMVGQPVHLVFADPATPVRLTNLAALAGRLSEAGAVTVVVGHAGLAVPPSLCVADSPEAAPAYAEIAGIALESMPGGEFLIDRARWLRQVWLPADDPSSTGTAVLLERIAALRRMPVASGAIGPHIH is encoded by the coding sequence ATGGATGCGATGCTGGGCATTCTAAGAGCCGCGCATCTGAGCGCCGCCTTGTCGCTGTTCGGAGTCTTGCTGTTCCGAGCCTCGATCGCGCCCCCGGTGTTCGCCGCTTCCGGCGCGGCGGCGGCGCCTGTGGATGCACGGCTGCATCGGCTCGCCGTCATGAGCGCGCTCGTGGCACTGGCGACGGCGTGCCTGTGGCTGCCGCTGCAAACCCGCGCGATGGCGGGCGCAGACGACTTCGCCCGATCGCTCGTTCAGGTCTTGTCGGTGTCGCGCTTCGGCACCGTCCTCCTCCTCCGTGCAGGCCTCATCGTCGCCATCCTCCTTGCTTTGGGGTCCATCCGCCGGCGCCCGGCGCCGTGGCATGCCGCGGCGGCGGCGCTGGCGGGACTCGGCCTGGCGCTCCATGCCGCCATCGGACATGGCGCGGCGATCGGCGCCGGCACGGGCTGGCTCGCGGGGCTCGCCAACGGATTGCATCTCCTGGCCGCGGGTGCATGGCTCGGGGGTCTCGTGCCGCTGCTCTGGTCGCTCGCATTGCCGTTGCCGGCGGCAGCCGAGGCGGCGCGCCGCTTCTCGCCGGTCGGCATCGCCTCGGTTGCGACCATTGCCGTAACGGCGCTGGTTCAATCCTGGTTTCTCGTCGGCTCCATCCCGGCCTTGGTCGGCACGCTCTACGGCGCTCTTTGCCTCGTCAAGCTGCTGCTGTTCGCGTTCATGCTGGCGCTGGCCGCACTCAACCGCTGGCGCCTGGCGCCTGCCGTGTCGGGAGACCAGGCCTCGCCTGCCGCTCGAAGCCGGCTTCGCCTGTCGATCGGCGCCGAGATCGGTGTCGGCCTCTCAATCCTCGGTGCCGCGGGTCTGCTCGCCACCTCGGCGCCCGGCGCCCATCAGCAACCCTGGTGGCCGTTTCCGCTGCAACCGAGCCGTGCGGCCTTGCAGATCCCCGAGCTCTACCTCGAAGCCTTCGTCGCCTGCTACGGGATCGCCGTCGGCCTCATTGTGATGTTGCTGGCCGGTCCCTATCGGCGCCTGCGCTGGGTCGCCATGCCTCTGGGCGCGGCGTTCGTCCTCTTCTTCTCCCCAGGCCTCAGGCTCTTTGCCGTCGAAGCCCTGCCGACGACCTTCTGGACCTCGCCCACCGGCTTCACCGCGAGCTCGGTCATGCGCGGCAGGGCGCTGTTTGCCGAGCACTGCGTCATCTGCCACGGGCACCTGGGCCGAGGCAACGGTCCGGCAGCCGCGGGCCTTCGGGCGAGGCCGGCGGATCTCACCGCCGAGCATTTCTTCGATCATGCCGATGGCGATCTCTATTGGTGGATCTCGAACGGCATGAACGAGGCGATGCCGGCCTTCGAAGGGGTGATCGAGGTTGCGGACCGCTGGCAACTCATCGACTTCCTGCATGCCAACGCCGCCAGCACGCGCCTGTGGGATGCAACCTTCCTCCGCCCCGTGCCTGCCCCCGACATCCCGGTCAGTTGCCCCGGCGGCGGGCCCGCCATGCTGAGCGACATGGTCGGGCAGCCCGTCCATCTAGTCTTCGCCGACCCCGCCACGCCGGTGCGGCTCACGAATTTGGCGGCGCTTGCCGGCAGGCTCAGCGAGGCCGGCGCCGTCACGGTCGTGGTCGGCCATGCCGGGCTCGCGGTACCGCCCAGCCTCTGCGTCGCCGACTCGCCCGAGGCCGCACCGGCCTATGCCGAGATCGCCGGGATCGCCTTGGAGTCGATGCCGGGGGGCGAATTCCTGATCGATCGGGCGCGCTGGCTGCGACAGGTCTGGCTGCCTGCCGACGACCCGAGCTCGACCGGCACTGCCGTCCTCCTGGAGCGCATCGCTGCTCTCCGTCGCATGCCGGTCGCAAGTGGGGCGATCGGCCCCCACATTCACTAG
- a CDS encoding FAD-binding oxidoreductase has translation MSDPDFIVLGGGLVGSAIAYGLIRQGKRVTVLDEGDVALRASRGNFGLVWVQTKGLGMPAYADWARLSVDVWPEFAKELTQRSGIDMNYRKPGGFQVALGEKDMEARIEVIDKLRAQQGAEGYDCEIVERKRLDNMLPGLGPEVVGGTYCPHDGHVSPLRLLKALHKVIADSYRPNSKATAIRGSAGGFQVDAGGVTHAAPKIVLAAGLGNLPLGEMLGFKLPVRPQRGQILVTERLPAFLDYPLSGVRQTEEGSVLLGSSREEVGYDNSTTPDAMHTIAGNALRIFPRLQHARVVRAWGALRILAPDEFPIYQTLPGHDGAMVATCHSGVSLAGAHALCFAKYLADGALPEHFTAFHSRRFDVPKASYELVDPDHHA, from the coding sequence TTGAGCGATCCTGATTTCATCGTCCTCGGCGGCGGGTTGGTCGGCAGCGCGATCGCCTATGGGCTGATCCGCCAGGGCAAGCGCGTGACGGTGCTGGACGAGGGCGACGTCGCGTTGCGCGCCTCGCGCGGTAATTTCGGCCTGGTCTGGGTGCAGACCAAGGGCCTGGGCATGCCGGCATACGCCGACTGGGCGCGGCTGTCGGTTGATGTCTGGCCGGAGTTCGCCAAGGAGCTGACCCAACGTTCGGGCATCGACATGAACTACCGCAAGCCCGGCGGGTTCCAGGTCGCGCTCGGCGAGAAGGACATGGAAGCGCGCATCGAGGTGATCGACAAGCTGCGCGCGCAGCAGGGCGCCGAGGGCTACGACTGCGAGATCGTCGAGCGCAAGCGCCTGGACAACATGCTGCCGGGCCTTGGACCGGAGGTGGTCGGCGGCACCTACTGCCCGCATGACGGGCATGTCAGCCCGCTCAGGCTGCTGAAGGCGCTGCACAAGGTGATCGCGGACTCCTATCGGCCGAACAGCAAGGCGACCGCGATCCGCGGCAGCGCGGGCGGGTTCCAGGTCGATGCCGGCGGCGTCACCCATGCCGCGCCCAAGATCGTGCTCGCCGCGGGCCTCGGAAACCTGCCCCTGGGCGAGATGCTGGGGTTCAAGCTGCCGGTGCGGCCGCAGCGTGGCCAGATCCTGGTGACCGAGCGCCTGCCGGCCTTCCTCGACTATCCACTCTCCGGCGTGCGCCAGACCGAGGAGGGATCGGTGCTGCTCGGCAGCTCGCGCGAGGAAGTCGGCTACGACAACTCCACGACGCCCGACGCCATGCACACCATCGCCGGCAACGCCCTGCGCATCTTCCCGCGGCTGCAGCACGCGCGCGTGGTGCGCGCCTGGGGCGCGCTGCGCATCCTGGCGCCGGACGAGTTCCCGATCTACCAGACCCTTCCCGGCCATGATGGGGCGATGGTCGCGACCTGCCACAGCGGCGTGTCGCTGGCCGGCGCGCATGCGCTTTGCTTCGCCAAGTACCTGGCGGACGGCGCCTTGCCCGAGCATTTCACCGCGTTCCACAGCAGGAGATTCGATGTTCCGAAGGCTTCATACGAGCTCGTCGACCCTGACCATCACGCTTGA
- a CDS encoding universal stress protein has translation MGVKVLLVPVFGDKSDRPALDAALPLARRFAAHVSVLHVERDPASDLLMVGDPLSASAAESIIEAAEADIKTRAKQARATFEAWMKASKLTHTGQPGTSKAATATWTQMQGAVETIARRGRLADIVILARGSSEDDERRSLAIETALTRSGRPVLLAASKAPKAIGKTVAIAWNGSAEAARAVAQSLPLLAEASKIVVLTAPEKGNMGEDAEDLARSLAWHGLTAEVRKFSAAGDIGANVLAAAGKAGADLLVMGAYSHSRLRELVLGGVTRRVLKAAKLPVLMVH, from the coding sequence ATGGGCGTCAAGGTTCTGCTCGTTCCGGTGTTCGGCGACAAGTCGGATCGCCCGGCGCTGGATGCGGCGTTGCCGCTTGCCCGCCGGTTCGCCGCGCATGTCTCGGTGCTGCACGTCGAGCGCGACCCCGCGAGCGACTTGCTTATGGTCGGCGATCCGTTGTCGGCCTCGGCGGCGGAGTCGATCATCGAGGCGGCTGAGGCCGACATCAAAACGAGGGCGAAGCAGGCCCGCGCCACCTTCGAGGCGTGGATGAAGGCGAGCAAGCTCACCCACACCGGCCAGCCAGGCACGTCGAAGGCGGCGACGGCCACCTGGACGCAGATGCAAGGCGCGGTCGAGACGATCGCGCGCCGCGGCCGGCTCGCCGATATCGTCATCTTGGCGCGTGGGTCGAGCGAGGACGACGAGCGCCGGTCGCTCGCCATTGAAACCGCGCTGACCCGGAGCGGCCGGCCGGTGCTGCTGGCGGCCTCGAAGGCGCCGAAGGCGATCGGCAAGACCGTGGCAATCGCCTGGAACGGCAGCGCCGAGGCGGCGCGTGCGGTCGCCCAATCCCTGCCGCTGCTGGCGGAAGCGAGCAAGATCGTGGTGCTGACCGCGCCGGAGAAGGGCAACATGGGCGAGGACGCCGAAGACCTGGCGCGGAGCCTGGCCTGGCACGGCCTGACGGCTGAGGTTCGCAAGTTTTCGGCCGCGGGCGACATCGGCGCCAATGTTCTCGCGGCTGCCGGCAAAGCCGGCGCCGATCTCCTGGTCATGGGTGCCTACAGCCACAGCCGGCTGAGAGAGCTGGTGCTGGGCGGCGTCACCAGGCGCGTGCTCAAAGCGGCGAAGCTGCCCGTCCTCATGGTGCACTGA
- a CDS encoding (2Fe-2S)-binding protein yields MFRRLHTSSSTLTITLDGVALKVAPGDSVAAAVLASGNPACRQTPVTGSDRAPFCMMGACFDCLVEIDGVPNRQACLVEVREGMQVRRQARPTLVADRLAS; encoded by the coding sequence ATGTTCCGAAGGCTTCATACGAGCTCGTCGACCCTGACCATCACGCTTGACGGCGTGGCGCTCAAGGTCGCGCCGGGCGACTCGGTGGCCGCCGCGGTGCTGGCCTCGGGCAATCCTGCCTGCCGCCAGACGCCGGTGACCGGCAGCGATCGCGCGCCCTTCTGCATGATGGGCGCCTGCTTCGACTGCCTGGTGGAGATCGACGGCGTGCCGAACCGCCAGGCCTGCCTGGTCGAGGTGCGCGAGGGCATGCAGGTGCGCCGCCAGGCCCGACCTACCCTTGTCGCGGACAGGTTGGCGTCATGA
- the copC gene encoding copper homeostasis periplasmic binding protein CopC, translating into MLAMALTATAWAHAHLQRALPPAGSTVSTAPKEVSLWFTQQLEPGLSGLEVLDGAGSRVDKGDAHLAAKDTKQMLASLTDIAPGTYKVRWHVVSVDTHRTEGNYAFTVKP; encoded by the coding sequence ATGCTCGCCATGGCGCTCACCGCAACCGCCTGGGCGCATGCCCATCTGCAACGGGCGCTGCCGCCTGCCGGCAGCACCGTCAGCACCGCCCCGAAGGAGGTGAGCCTCTGGTTCACCCAGCAGCTCGAGCCGGGCTTGTCCGGTCTCGAGGTTCTGGACGGCGCCGGCAGCCGCGTCGACAAGGGCGATGCGCATCTCGCTGCCAAGGATACGAAGCAGATGCTGGCGAGCCTCACGGACATCGCTCCCGGTACCTACAAGGTGCGCTGGCACGTCGTATCGGTGGATACGCATCGCACCGAGGGCAATTACGCCTTCACGGTGAAGCCGTGA
- a CDS encoding DUF1501 domain-containing protein, producing MPMISRRRLLATGAASAAGLMLRPGLQVAFADTASAGDILVVLFLRGGADGLSLVAPVNDANYIAARPTLAVPASGANAGLALAGGPAGVDFRLHPWAAGLKALYDQGRLAIVHACGLPSASRSHFKSQDLMERGYGDGEAELIDGWITRHLAVTGIGSGAVPVMAAHDSLPISLLRNTSAVAIPAVQDFFLEDDDANRGVLQQLCAGTSDYAAVGSHAIAALGAVYDRAPKNAAGAIDTYHPAPGVDYGRGELADGLKTVAELVKLDVGLKLATVEFNNWDTHDDQAIHLQSQIGQLSQALSAFWADLASYQSRLTVVAMTEFGRRVAENANRGTDHGHGSVMLALGGPVNGGRIYGTWPGLAANQLDQRLDLAITTDYRQVLAEILVRRQGNPNIAAVFPTITYQPLGIVAAS from the coding sequence ATGCCGATGATCTCGCGCCGTCGTCTCTTGGCAACCGGAGCCGCAAGCGCCGCTGGTCTCATGCTGCGGCCGGGTCTCCAGGTGGCGTTCGCCGATACGGCTTCGGCCGGCGACATCCTTGTCGTGCTGTTCCTGCGCGGCGGCGCCGATGGCTTGAGCCTGGTGGCCCCGGTGAACGACGCCAATTATATCGCCGCGCGCCCGACCTTGGCCGTACCCGCCTCCGGCGCCAATGCCGGCCTGGCGCTCGCCGGCGGGCCGGCCGGGGTCGACTTCCGCCTCCACCCCTGGGCAGCCGGCTTGAAGGCGCTCTACGACCAGGGCCGCCTCGCCATCGTGCACGCCTGCGGTCTCCCCAGCGCCAGCCGCAGCCACTTCAAGTCCCAGGACCTGATGGAACGCGGCTATGGCGACGGCGAGGCGGAGCTGATCGACGGCTGGATCACCCGACATCTGGCCGTCACCGGCATCGGCTCGGGTGCCGTGCCGGTCATGGCCGCCCATGACAGCCTGCCGATCTCGCTGCTCCGCAACACCAGCGCCGTCGCCATCCCCGCGGTTCAGGACTTCTTCCTCGAGGACGACGACGCCAACCGCGGCGTGCTGCAGCAGCTCTGCGCCGGCACCAGCGACTACGCCGCGGTCGGCAGCCATGCGATCGCCGCCTTGGGTGCGGTCTATGACCGCGCGCCCAAGAATGCCGCCGGTGCGATCGACACTTACCACCCCGCTCCCGGTGTGGATTATGGCCGCGGCGAGCTCGCCGATGGGCTGAAGACGGTGGCCGAGCTGGTCAAGCTCGATGTCGGCCTCAAGCTCGCCACCGTCGAATTCAACAATTGGGACACCCACGACGACCAGGCCATCCACCTGCAGAGCCAGATCGGTCAGCTCTCGCAAGCGCTGTCGGCGTTCTGGGCCGACCTTGCCTCCTATCAATCGCGGCTGACCGTGGTGGCGATGACCGAGTTCGGACGGCGCGTGGCCGAGAATGCCAATCGCGGCACCGACCATGGCCATGGCTCGGTCATGCTGGCCCTCGGCGGGCCGGTCAATGGCGGACGGATCTACGGCACCTGGCCGGGCTTGGCGGCGAATCAGCTGGACCAGCGCCTGGATCTTGCGATCACCACCGACTACCGGCAGGTGCTCGCCGAAATCCTGGTGCGCCGCCAAGGCAATCCCAACATCGCCGCGGTATTTCCGACGATCACCTATCAGCCGCTCGGCATCGTCGCGGCATCGTGA
- a CDS encoding copper chaperone PCu(A)C, whose amino-acid sequence MPTKTIFALAFAALLGALPVQADEAGPRIEAAWARATIGRSQLSVAYMTIVSPLADRLVAVATPVAQAQLHAHTMLGDGTMQMRPVDAIQLKPGEPIVLKPNGSYHLMLTGLKQPLKEGDSFPMTLTFEHAGTREVLVKVENARAMAPQPKQGSGS is encoded by the coding sequence ATGCCGACGAAGACCATCTTCGCCCTGGCGTTCGCAGCCCTACTCGGCGCTTTGCCGGTGCAGGCGGACGAGGCCGGGCCCAGGATCGAAGCTGCGTGGGCGCGGGCCACGATCGGGCGCTCGCAGCTGAGCGTCGCCTATATGACCATCGTCAGTCCGCTCGCCGATCGGCTGGTCGCGGTCGCCACACCGGTGGCGCAAGCGCAGCTCCACGCCCATACGATGCTGGGCGACGGCACCATGCAGATGCGCCCCGTCGATGCGATCCAGCTCAAGCCCGGCGAGCCGATCGTGCTTAAGCCGAACGGCTCCTATCACCTGATGCTGACCGGGCTGAAGCAGCCGCTCAAGGAGGGGGACAGCTTCCCGATGACGCTCACTTTCGAACATGCCGGAACGCGCGAGGTGCTGGTCAAGGTCGAGAACGCCCGGGCGATGGCGCCGCAACCCAAGCAAGGATCCGGGTCATGA
- a CDS encoding ABC transporter permease: protein MTRTNGSLALAFHGLFIAFILAPLVVVILVAFTPESYLSIPTTKWSLRWFEAIWSSDFIPAFWISVQVATASATVALLLSVPAAIATARFQFAGRQVLSAYFLSPLMVPHVVLGVALLRFMAEMGLTSNMGALIMGHVIIVLPFTLRLALAALTGMNRHCEWAAWSLGASQWTVFRRVTLPMIVPGLAGGWLLAFIQSFDELTMTVFVASPGTTTLPVRMFQYITDNIDPMVASISTALIVLALVLMAVMERVYGLERLLAGKGEG, encoded by the coding sequence ATGACCCGGACCAACGGCTCCCTGGCCCTGGCATTCCACGGGCTTTTCATCGCCTTCATCCTGGCGCCGCTGGTGGTCGTGATCCTGGTCGCCTTCACGCCGGAATCCTATCTGTCGATCCCCACCACCAAATGGTCGCTGCGTTGGTTCGAGGCGATCTGGTCGAGCGACTTTATCCCCGCTTTCTGGATCAGTGTCCAGGTTGCGACCGCGTCGGCGACCGTGGCGCTGCTCTTGAGCGTGCCCGCGGCCATCGCCACGGCGCGATTCCAGTTCGCCGGCCGCCAGGTGCTCTCCGCCTATTTCCTGTCGCCCTTGATGGTGCCGCATGTCGTCCTCGGCGTGGCGCTCCTCCGCTTCATGGCCGAGATGGGTCTGACCTCGAACATGGGCGCGCTGATCATGGGCCATGTGATCATCGTCCTGCCGTTTACCCTGCGCCTGGCCTTGGCGGCGCTCACGGGCATGAACCGGCATTGCGAATGGGCGGCCTGGTCGCTCGGCGCCTCGCAATGGACCGTGTTCCGGCGCGTGACCCTGCCGATGATCGTGCCCGGCCTCGCCGGCGGCTGGCTGCTCGCCTTCATCCAGAGCTTCGACGAGCTGACCATGACCGTTTTCGTCGCCTCGCCCGGCACGACCACCCTGCCGGTGCGCATGTTCCAGTACATCACCGACAACATCGACCCGATGGTCGCCTCGATCTCAACCGCGCTGATCGTGCTGGCGCTGGTCTTGATGGCGGTCATGGAGCGGGTCTACGGCCTGGAGCGCCTGTTGGCCGGGAAGGGGGAGGGTTGA